The sequence ACTTCTACGGCATCGTGCTTGAGGGCATTCCCGGCGGCACCACCTTCACCACGGTCTGGGAGGTGTTCCTGAACAACTTCGGTGGCGGCGTGTTCGACGCGCAAGGCAAGCCGAGCCTGGACAATCCGAAGAACGTCGAAGCGCTGCGATTCTGGGCGGACCTCTGGAAGTTCGCCCCACCGGGCCAGGCCGAGTACTCGCTGATCGACGTGCCCACTGTCATGGGGAACGGCATCGCCGCCCAATCGATCGCCTTCAGTGACTTCGTGCTCGGGGTCGACCGTGAGGGTGGCGGCATCTATGCAGGCCAGTTCGTCTACCGTGGCATTCCGATCAACGAAGGCAGCGAGGCGTCGCACACCGCGGGCGGTGAGCCGTCGCTGATGGCAATGAGCGGCCTGTCGAAGAACCCCGAGGCGACCTACCTGTTCATGCAGTGGATGATCGACCGGAACACCCAAGACCGGCTGCTGGAAATGGGCGGCGGCGGTGTGCCGATCCGCCAGTCGTCCTTCGAGCTGCCGGTCATGCAGGAGGCCGCGCGCAAGTCGCTGTATGACGCGATGGCGGCATCGCTCAAGGTGGTGACAGCCAAGCCCAAGGCGCCGAAGTTCTTTGAGATCGACCAGACCATGGCGCCCCTCGTGCAGCAGGTGGGTATCGGCCAGCTCTCGGCCGAGGACGCGCTGAAGCAGGGGCAGAAGAAGCTGCTTTCCATCTGTGACGAGTGTCTGCTGACGGAATGACGGGAGCCCCATGAAACGATTGGAAAGCCGATGGTATCCGTACGCGCTGCTGGCGCCGGCCTTTTTGGTGCTGGTGCTGGTGAGCCTGGTGCCCTTCCTGTTCGCGGCCTACCTAAGCATGCACGAGGTCGCCTACGGGCGGGTTCGCGACTTTGCCGGGCTGGAAAATTACGCCGCGCTGATGGGCAACGACCGGTTCTGGAACAGCCTCGGCGTGGCGGCGAAGTTCATGCTGATCGCCTTCCCACTGGAGTTTGTGCTCGGCCTGGCCGGGGCGCTCCTGCTGAATAAGAAGGTCTGGGGACGCAGCGTGATCCTGCCGCTGCTGTTCATTCCGACCATGATGGCGCCCATCGTCGTGGGGCTGGTCTGGAAGGTGATGTTCGCCGGCTCCTGGGGCCTGCTGTCCTACAACATCATGGAG is a genomic window of Stutzerimonas stutzeri containing:
- a CDS encoding extracellular solute-binding protein — protein: MEKRQSTARDSSRAARLFAASALVLALNPLQAFAWSYKEAAQPYAGTSIRVLDEVTPLQETMRKLVPEFTRETGIEVEYELLSHGDVINRGQADLFSGRGHYDAIMLHGLQLGPLLDAEVLKPIDSLLKDEKLTNPDLALDDLIEPANETLVNYAGERYGFLTWNYNQIYWARADLLNHPEEKEAFKRKYGYELAPAGTMQQMRDIAEFFTRKAGQTLAGEPLKNDFYGIVLEGIPGGTTFTTVWEVFLNNFGGGVFDAQGKPSLDNPKNVEALRFWADLWKFAPPGQAEYSLIDVPTVMGNGIAAQSIAFSDFVLGVDREGGGIYAGQFVYRGIPINEGSEASHTAGGEPSLMAMSGLSKNPEATYLFMQWMIDRNTQDRLLEMGGGGVPIRQSSFELPVMQEAARKSLYDAMAASLKVVTAKPKAPKFFEIDQTMAPLVQQVGIGQLSAEDALKQGQKKLLSICDECLLTE